DNA from Eucalyptus grandis isolate ANBG69807.140 chromosome 5, ASM1654582v1, whole genome shotgun sequence:
TTAATGAAGTATAGAGGATCTATCTTAAGTTTTGATTTTGTCGAAGTGGTACAAAGACTATTATACTAGTAAAACCCAAGTCAATATTACTATTATAAGGATTTTAATCTGAAGACATGATTTCTTTTAACTTTATTAAAGTTGTCGTTTTTGGGGAGATTTTTAAGTTTTGATTTTGCCGTAGTGATATAAAGACTATTATGCTAGTAAAATCCAAGTTAATATTACTATTATAAGGATTTTATTCTGAAGActtgatttcttttaattttattaaagttATCGTTTTTGGGGAGACTTTTGGTGAGATACGATGGATGAGTTTTTTTGGATACTAAACAAGGTGCAGtggaaagaaaatcaatgaGTACATTCTTTTTAAGATTTATCCGCTATTATAAATTTCTTACTATATAAATGGGAAATTGCCTTAGAAAAAAAGTTGAGCACGGAAGACTTGAAGGGCAACGAAAACCTTACtataaaataactaatttcttcCTAGTATCCGCAGGGCACACTACGTagataaatcaaaagaaatatggaaCGTTccgtcgccgcctccgcctccgcctccgccgctctcttcttcaccttcctcctcttctcgAACGCCCTCGCCGTCAGCCCGCAGACGCAGCAGCTGATCGACCGGATCTGCCGCCAGACGGAGGACTACGGGTTCTGCGACAAGACCTTCAAACCGCACATCCCGGGCCAAGAGACGGACATGCGAGGCCTCGCGCAGATAGCCCTAGAGCAAGGCCTGGAGAACGACACCGACACCCTGGTCTTCGCGAGGCGGCTCGCGAGGCAAGTGACCGACGAGGATCTTCTGGACTACATCGAGAACTGCGTATACGGGTACTTGGAGATCTTGGGACCGTTCCAGGACGGGCTCAGAGCGCTCAGCGAGAAGAACTACTCGGCCCTCGTCGCGGGCTTGAGAGGCGCACCGCAGGCGCACGGAAGCAAGTGCGGGGCGTTCACGGGCGGAGTTCCGAACCCTCTGGATGAGAGGAATAGGGAGATGAGGATTCTCATCACCATGTCTCTGAACGCTGCTTATATACTTAGTCGAGAAAGAGCCTGAATTGCTAAACCTTGCATGGCGATGCATGCATTATTTCTTAAAGAAATCTAGGATTTACAAGTAACAGTAATATACCATAATTATAATAAAGAAATTTGCTTGATCAACGTCATTGTCCAACCGTCTGGATCTGCGTCGGCATCGCGTGCTAACACAAGGGGGCAACAATGGCTCTTCTCTAACCAGTGCCTGATGCATGGCTCTTCTCTAATCAGTGCCTGATGCAATCTGCGTGAAAAACATGCGAGCAGGGCAGTCTCGATGAGTCCATCCCGCCCGCGAGCTCCTCGGATTGCCGTCGGTCACCCTAAATCTCTCCAAATTCTCGATAGACAATCTTGTCGCCGGCTCAAAACTCGAAGGTTGTCTCCTGCTGTATCCTGAGCGGCGCCAACGAATCATCATCTTCCGAGATTACATGAGTCACGGCGGAGATGATTACTTCCATATGGACGAGATTAGCGCAGTCGCCGGCGGAGGCCGCCACCATCCGAGCAGCCTTGTCGCACATCCGTTGGATGATCGGCAGCTGATATCCCCTAGGAACTCCAATTTTGGATAGAAATCCGGATAAAAACTGGTGCAAGGCATCGGGTTAGTGCATGATGGATCATGCTTCGTGTTTACATTCGAATCTGATTTTTAAGATTCTCCTACTATAAGCTCCAAAGTCAAACAGCAGTTTGAATAAGACTTCGAAAAGTCAACGCTACTCTACTCGTTCCATTCATTAGAACATCATAGAATCTGGTTTTCCTTATCAAAGATTTCGTGAATTTGCAACGTTGTCAAAAGATTCTAACCTGGCCATTGTTCTGGAGGAGCTTGTCGGACCAAACCAGAGTGGTCCATGGGGACGGGATCGCGTGCTGCACTCCTACCCCCATACCCGCATCGGAGGATGTATTTAACGAGGATATCCAACTTGAACAAGATCCGATGATTGTCGCCGGTAATTGAGTCGCTTGCGACGCGCACCCTATGCGCGCTTACGGCCCCAAATTCATAGTAGTTGTAGGTGTAAGTGGCCATGGATCCAAAGAACCGGTAACGCAGAAATCGACAGcgccggttttttttttttttttggtcagtcctactctattcttactctacactcactctcagatttTTGCCCTGcttcttgcagggcgtgggcgTCGAAGCCCACACCTGAAACTTACGCATCCCCACCCCCATCTCCTTGAGAAGGTGAAGCAATTTGAGGGCTTTGAAGTTTATTGTAAAAAATCATGGGGATTGGGTTTATAAATAAGTGAGTTCTTACTAATTCGAGTAGGACTTGTCcagagaaaaaacagaaatttgatCGAATAAGATGAGTTCCTACTTTAATCGGAAACCGAGAACCGGTAGATCAAGGGCTTTTAGTCAACTAAAGATCAAATTTCAAACATAATCGGATCCTGATGAATCACCAATGAagcaaaataaatttgaattcttAAAGGATAGCAACTTTCTCACCAAGAGTGGTTACCGTGAAAAATAGGATTGATAGCATGAAATACCCCAAACTCAACAATTTTAGtattcattaattttcattaaatgttaaattaaatGACAGATGATAGTTAGTTGGCataccaattttggattttatcattgatttatcacatatgtaccaATTTGTTATTTATCTTAATATTAATCacatttatatgaaaattaacgaagaataactttgtcacaaaacatgtaccaatttagggttttttgtggtcaaaaaattaattttgaataagtCTATTATGcatatattaattttggatttttcatggtattaatcccAACTTTTTTTCAAGTGAATCTAATGATGTTTATGGAACGATAAGAGAACCTTTGCAGCTGGACAATAACAAGCATCGCGGTGCTATAAAATAGACCAGATCTTGCAGCAATCACGCCATGCACTCGGCTCCTTTCCAAACATCTTTCACAATTTTGAATCCAATCCTCGGCGCTTCGAATTTTTAAAtgcgggattttctgaataattcTGCGAATGTAAAACCACATCAAAAAGTGCACATCCTAGCTAAGGAATGAAACAAGACAGTTCTGGCTAGATTCATGTTCTATGGATACATTGTGATTATTATCCCGACTCCCATGTTCAGTTTGGAGCTTAGAATAGGAGAGACTTCCCTAGCAGCTtcacaatttttgcaaattttgaagAAGAGACTATCTACCATGCAATAGACTCTGCAGACATGCGAGGGAGAAGATCTACAGAAAGAATAAAGCAAACGAGCGAACATTCCGACCAAGCTTAAACTTTTTCTTACGAGGAACTAAATCAACCACCTGCCTCTTGCAGCTCTGACCAGTAGCTACTCATTCTGCAGATGGGGACGGGTACAAGAAGGCTAACATGAATCCGATCATTACACCAACGAAAGCCACGGCGAGTGCCCACATGAAGGAGAACCCTCGGCCGCTTCTCCGTtgtatttgtgttttcatcatgtCCTGCAAAGATCGGGGAAGGGAAACTGTAATTAATCAAGAAAGATGATGTTGGAGTCACCCATTGTTAATTGATATGCTAGTGGACTAAAGCTTACAAAATAACAGATGGGACTCACAATATCTTTCTGAAACAACTGTGCTCGCCGAACAGCTGCGTCTCGCTCATCCTTCATCCGCTGCAAAGCCAGACTCTGAAAAGGGTGGGAAATAATAAGTGTATTGTTAATCACCATAAAGAGCACTTATCATTGCAATTCGGATGAAAAAAAACCACTTCCATTCAAAAGTATTCCTGAAGATGTAGGTACATGACTGCCTCAGATTTTTTGGCAAAAGACTTAACGAAACACTGACAGAGAGGAGAAAATGAACAACGAAAGAAGTCTACTCAGAACAAGTTTCACAACAGCCATGGCAGATACAGAGGGACAAAAAACTAGGACAGGCAATGCCGGTTGCCAGATATGCATGCCTGCCGGCAGTAGGACAGCATACAAAGATCATCCCATGTTCtcttcttgaaaattagaaCACTCGTTCTTCTTTTagataattatcaaaatatctCATTCTCACTGGATCAGTTCGATACCTCTTGAATTCTTAGTTAGGAAAGAAAAACTCTCCTGGGATGAACTATCCACCTggagagaaaacattttctataaCTTTTTCATTGTACCATGCCACTACACATCTATCAGCAGCTAATTTCACCATCTAATTACACTTCAGACATATGTCTATGCAAATTAACCATGAGAGCGCATACTTCAATGTTCTATTAGATCAAGGCTGTTCTCAGTTTGGAGGTAGCAATCTTTCAGGACGTGACCAGCAAATTGACCAAAATTTTTTAAACCTTTAGAACCTTAAAAATCTAACTACACAATAAGCAAAATGAGCTCACTGTATCATCATCAGAACTTTGTATCGAGCTCCTAAAGGCTTCCTCTCCGGACTTTTCTTGAGGTGAGCTGGGAAAAATATAGACAACTCCAAGTCTGCATTCCTCTACTAATCTTCCACCACCCTTACTGAActggatatgacataaatatCAAGTCAACACAGAGAAAGAATGCCATTATCCAGTTTCCAGAGTTAATAACCATGGTCAATTGTCAGAGAATTGATCCTCACAGTATCAGGCGGAAGTTCTTTGCCATCAGTATTAGAGGGCAAAATGGtgctttgaagaagaaatttgtCCTTGCATTGCATATCAGGCGGGTATTCTTGTTGGGCTTGGAGAGTAACTTCACATCAACATAAAAAAGGCacatcaaaaataaaaacagcgaGGAAGTCCCAGAGAAATATCAATAGGCAAAGTGCTGAAAGAAGCATTTGTGAAAAAAACACATCTATCTGAGTGAACAGAAGCCATCTTGAGAAGATAGTCAGGTTGACATAATAAGCAGTACCTCTTACTTGACAGGAACCTTGAGGTGGTATCGTACAAGAGTTTGGTCGTACAAAGTACTTTTTAGGTGAAGTTGTTTTAACCTAGCAGAAGGAAAGACTTGAGAACAGATTAAGACTGCAGTGTACCAAGAAAAGCATAATAGGAAGAATTTAAATCTAAATGAGGCTTTAGAAGTTTAATTTAGGAAGGTAGATGTAGAACTCAAAAAAGGGATATATTTATGCACAGATGTGCACAAGCCTACACATCGACCAAAGTGTACCTTAAATGCGACATGGCCTTCTGTGTTGTTCACAACTTCGAGATCGCAATGACTATGCTTTTCCAGCTCAACTGTttacataaatttgaacatCAGAAGTCCATCCATTAACGTGAGAGAGCTAGAAAGGAAGGCTCTCCTAGGTCACAAAGTAAGAAAAAGCTGACATAAACAGACATTTTTCATATATCAAAGTCTCTGTATAATCATGCAATGCAGTATATCCCGCTTTCCAGTCTCTTCCTCTATAAAAATAGCAATTCTTTGACACAATTGTTTGCAAGCAGACATTAAAAAATCATGCTTCTGGATGTCTAACCTGATTTTACGAGTCAAAATGCAAACAGGATCAAATTTGAATCTTCCCCTTATCACGGAGAAGAATGAACAATTTATTCCATTATTAAGAACGAAAGAGACACCATTATGCAGTTTATGTCCATAAGCACGAATAAACAAATTATGAAAGGAAGACAAGGGTGCAACACAAGTACATGAGCATTACTAAATGCAGAAATGACATGACAGCATGCCTTCCCCTGCAAATAAAGAGTCCAAGTTCACTTTCAACTAGCAAAAGGAATGTTAAACAAGTATTTGCctctcaatcaaataaaaacCTCACAGTCCTTGGCCTCCTTAACAACAGGCCCAGAATCATGTCCATTCGGAACAAGAGATACCCTTACTACCCTGAAGTGATATTAAGGCTGGAAGATCTTGCTCAATTAGAAATTGAGCGTGCCATTCATCACAAGAATGCTAAACTCTGTTTCCAGTAGTCAGGGTTGAGTTAAGAACATTTCAAAGAGCACCCAAAAACCCATTGAGCTAACTGCAACCGAAGAGGACTTACTCTCATTTGTTGCTGATAAAATGATCATTAACTGTTTGAGATCACCACCCTCCCATGATTTTAAAGATTTGAAACTTACAGTTTGGAGAAGCCTACAATTCTACTGAATAGCAAATACTGGTAGCACAATTCACCTGGCAACTGCTCCATTGTGCATTCATTTTATTCCTTCACAAGAAACATTTTACCTTatgatacattttttttttttttccaaattaataagCCAACTCTCTCCTGAGATTTTCAAAACTGTATGCCAATGgttgaaataaattaaaaataagcaCCAGCTAGCTTCAGATAAATACTCCCCCCTCTCCCATATCCTTTTTCACACATTGCCCTGACTTCTTTATTAATGTCTACATTCTTTCACAGCCCCCCTTGCTGCAGTAGCCAGAACAACATTACAATCTCATGGGAATGATTTTCGCATATTATAATCATCCACGCAGCCTTTTCTCAAGTTTCTACACATTGTCATCTTCTAATCTCCTCAAAGGAGGTCAGGCCTAAAAAAAGCACTCGAGAAGATCTTCTCACTGATTCAACCCTGTCAAAACCCACCAGCTTTAGCATATTAAAGCCGATTTTGCATACATATCTAGCCTGAAAGAAGACAACCGACCTAATGAGACCTTTTCTCCATCCGTCCAAGATTGTCCCAGGAGTAAGGCGACAGGATCCAGAATGGCCGCGAAGGGCTTTCTCCGGACAAAATCCAAACTTTAGCTGGTCTACAGAGAATTCCAATAGCAGAGAACTAATTATCGGCAGAAAACGCGATGACCCTTTTCATCTTTACCAACGATTCCTTTCGCAACTTCAGTGCCACTC
Protein-coding regions in this window:
- the LOC104443633 gene encoding vesicle-associated protein 2-1, which encodes MAGAGRPLISVHPDELKFTFELEKHSHCDLEVVNNTEGHVAFKVKTTSPKKYFVRPNSCTIPPQGSCQVRVTLQAQQEYPPDMQCKDKFLLQSTILPSNTDGKELPPDTFSKGGGRLVEECRLGVVYIFPSSPQEKSGEEAFRSSIQSSDDDTSLALQRMKDERDAAVRRAQLFQKDIDMMKTQIQRRSGRGFSFMWALAVAFVGVMIGFMLAFLYPSPSAE